The following is a genomic window from Plasmodium yoelii strain 17X genome assembly, chromosome: 12.
aaaaaaaaaaaaaaaaaaattatctccaaaaaataaataccatttgaattataacaatatattattatttttttttataattaaaaatcatgtttctttaaaaaaaatttatatacatacaacTAACATTTCAAATAATATTGTGTAGGAACactaacaaaataaaaattcaaaaaaaagtTATGAAAAACAACAAAGATAATAAttgaattaaattatttttaattaaaactgaataaaaataattaatactatatatatatatttcgatttttaatgttatattcggaaaatatatattctcaTTTATTCAACCCATAAAATAGAAACAATTATTAGGCCTCTTTCTCTGCTTACagtattttatatatcagaATGTAATCAAATAGAAATATTATAGTGCATACAATCTTATCCATTTTCGAAAAGGATCCCTGTTTTTTCCCCCATCCTTTCCCCATTTTTTCTGAATTTTTTCTGATATTTTCTGACATTTTCTGACATTTtctgatatttttttttttttttccttttttcttCGGTGTGGGAatgatatagatatatgGATGCCTCTTGTTTTCTCACATTTCAAGAAAACTTAATTTTAGTGTGATATTAAGATATGCAAACTTGTCATTGCATGTAGTATGAAGTAGTATTATGTAGGCATCAattaattcttttttatttataaacatGAGTGACCATTCACAATCGCAAAATGAAGAAGACgaagaaaattattataacattttttatgaaaataactTAGTGAatgatattaattattttgaaGATTCATTGCcacatattaatttttatttaaaatttcaaAATAAGCGATTTTTAGAATCTTTTTTTGatgatgtaaaaaataaaaatgaaatgtcCACATCTAATATAGAAGTAACTGATAACGAAGTACAATTGTGCGaactaaaaaataacaaaaatgatAATGGTGAAGTGTTAAAAGATGACAAAAATGATAATGGCGAAGTGTTAAAAGATGGCAAAAGCGATAATGGCGAAGTGTTAAAAGATGGCAAAAGCGATAATGGCGAAGTGTTAAAAGATGGCGGGTTTTATGTTGATAATGATTCAGAAATAGAAtgttattttgaaaatattcaaaaaaaatataaggaCACAACAAATTCGATTACTAACATTACTGAAGAAAAAGACATTActgattatttatttttagaaaaaaatcaAGAATTCACAAAACAAGCAAATATTAtctttcaaaaaaataaagaaaaatttatatttagcATTGAAAGGGGTAATATTAATTGTATTTGTGATAAAGGAAATAATTGCTCAGATTGTCGATCTATTTGTGATGATAATAGTGAAATTATTCTTAAAGAAATATGTTTTTtgtgtaataaaaaaaaaaaaataaataaaacccTAAGTagtattaaaatatatgtatgttaTGATTGTAAATCTACTGATAGTAACTTTCGAATGATAtcattaacaaaattaataaataaatattctataaataataatgatttaataaaacatgaaaaaaaattagcaCTCTTATCAACAAAAAATCCACGAggttattcaaaaaatatgaaattatattttttatttcaaataaaagaaatagcCATTAGAAAATATGGATCATTACAAAAagtaaaatgtttatataattcaaaaattttaaacataaaaaatgttactACCAATAgtagtagtaataataataatgataaagaaaattGTCTAAAactagaaaaaaaaaaaaagaaaaaaaaaagtctacataaatataaaaaagcaaaaacaatttatagtaatgattatattaaaaatatggaaaaaaataaaattatttgtcAAGATAATAAACATGAATTTGATAATCCAATTTGTATAAATACtgatgataatatatatattaaaaaatgtataaaatgtCAGTATGAACTTGAATTTATTGATTTTTGAGAAAgcgaaatatttttataacaatatattcCTATATTCCATTCGATTCGAATTCAATactatgtttttttttttttttttttttttttttttttctcaaaaTTTGTTCGCATTAAAagtgttttattttatccttatatatatattatatataaacataaataataaacgAAACTATTTTTTCCCGTTTTTTCCCCATTTTTTCCCcatttttttgtcttttatcataatataataaaaaaaacggaaaaaaattatgaccaTATTTATGATGCCTGAACTATacaagaaatatatttttttccttttagtCTGCTTATATTGTTCCATAATTTCTATccatatattatacatttacCGTTTTCAATCGAAAAACTTCTTGATATTATCTGTTGGTTCTTCCTTAAGATTATAAACAAATGTGTACCAATCCAGTACTCCTAAATAggaaacaataaaaatgagaaaaaaaaagtcaaagaaaaatatatgcacacaCTTGAATTTATTTGGTTGTGGAACTAAGCAAACATTCATTGCACACATTATACTAAATAatgtgtttatttttttttctcatacCATCAGATGGGGCCCATTCATGAATTTTTTGGATAAAATTATCTCTTGTCAAATATTCTAAATCGCTAAAGGAAGAAAATACGCATTctgcaaaaaatataaatattattttatgacaACGTTATTTCGGTATTTCTATCCGAAATAGCTAGCTAGCTAGCTAGCTAGCTAgctttatttgtttattttattattattattttttattttattattttttttttttatttttttttttttttggtgaGTACGTATTGCGTCGGGGGATATAGGCAACTCGTTGACGTAgtcatttataatttttaaatttattttagtgtttttgtttttatttttaaactgat
Proteins encoded in this region:
- a CDS encoding DNA repair protein RAD14, putative codes for the protein MSDHSQSQNEEDEENYYNIFYENNLVNDINYFEDSLPHINFYLKFQNKRFLESFFDDVKNKNEMSTSNIEVTDNEVQLCELKNNKNDNGEVLKDDKNDNGEVLKDGKSDNGEVLKDGKSDNGEVLKDGGFYVDNDSEIECYFENIQKKYKDTTNSITNITEEKDITDYLFLEKNQEFTKQANIIFQKNKEKFIFSIERGNINCICDKGNNCSDCRSICDDNSEIILKEICFLCNKKKKINKTLSSIKIYVCYDCKSTDSNFRMISLTKLINKYSINNNDLIKHEKKLALLSTKNPRGYSKNMKLYFLFQIKEIAIRKYGSLQKVKCLYNSKILNIKNVTTNSSSNNNNDKENCLKLEKKKKKKKSLHKYKKAKTIYSNDYIKNMEKNKIICQDNKHEFDNPICINTDDNIYIKKCIKCQYELEFIDF